From Hymenobacter sedentarius, a single genomic window includes:
- a CDS encoding gluconate 2-dehydrogenase subunit 3 family protein, giving the protein MKIPTTYPPGTVRALLDTPAVSPATRTALQQRLHASQQPYEPRFFEPAAYARLRAVCQRLLGQDDPPLVEVAYCIDTRLHLQQADGWRYDALPPDAEAYQLSLRGLQQTAQARHGQDFVALPGPAQDALLTAFQQGTIEGEAWQGFDAALFFQDLLAEITSLFYAHPLAQEEIGYVGMADQPNWTHIGLNQRDPREPEATE; this is encoded by the coding sequence ATGAAGATTCCCACCACTTACCCACCCGGCACGGTGCGGGCGCTGCTCGACACGCCAGCCGTGAGCCCGGCCACGCGCACGGCCTTGCAGCAGCGGCTGCACGCCTCGCAGCAGCCGTATGAGCCGCGCTTTTTTGAGCCCGCGGCGTATGCGCGGCTGCGCGCGGTGTGCCAGCGGCTGCTCGGCCAAGACGACCCGCCGCTGGTGGAGGTGGCGTACTGCATCGACACCCGCCTGCACCTGCAGCAAGCCGACGGCTGGCGCTACGACGCCCTACCGCCCGACGCCGAGGCGTACCAGCTGAGTTTGCGCGGCCTGCAGCAAACCGCCCAGGCGCGCCACGGCCAGGACTTTGTGGCGCTGCCCGGCCCGGCCCAGGATGCGTTGCTTACCGCCTTCCAGCAGGGCACCATCGAAGGCGAAGCCTGGCAGGGCTTTGATGCCGCTCTGTTTTTCCAGGATTTGCTGGCCGAGATTACCAGCCTGTTTTATGCCCATCCGCTGGCGCAGGAGGAAATCGGCTACGTGGGCATGGCCGACCAGCCCAATTGGACCCACATCGGCCTGAACCAGCGCGACCCCCGCGAGCCCGAAGCGACGGAGTAA
- a CDS encoding SDR family oxidoreductase, which translates to MQAEKLPYPAKQSDMRQQPDTDLAGYRAAGKLQGKVALITGADSGIGRAVAIAYAMEGADVAVLYNHNTSDAEETKRQVEKQGQRCLLLQLDVREREQCRQAVRRTLAELGGLNVLVNNAAYQMSQEKFEDITEEQIRRTFDTNILGYIWMAQAAIPHLQKGDCIINTGSIVGESGIPILVDYSASKAAIHAFTKSLALYLGEKGIRVNCVVPGPVWTPNIPATMPASEIKNFGHEVALKRPGQPEELAPAYVLLASQDGSFMTGSLVHVTGGRL; encoded by the coding sequence ATGCAAGCCGAGAAGCTGCCCTACCCGGCCAAGCAGTCGGACATGCGGCAGCAGCCCGACACGGACCTGGCCGGCTACCGCGCGGCCGGCAAGCTCCAGGGCAAGGTCGCCCTCATCACCGGGGCCGACTCCGGCATTGGGCGGGCCGTGGCCATTGCCTATGCCATGGAAGGTGCCGACGTGGCCGTGCTCTACAACCACAACACCTCCGATGCCGAGGAAACCAAGCGGCAGGTAGAAAAGCAGGGGCAGCGCTGCCTGCTGCTGCAGCTCGACGTGCGCGAACGCGAGCAGTGCCGCCAGGCCGTGCGCCGCACCCTGGCCGAGCTCGGGGGCCTGAACGTTCTGGTGAACAACGCGGCCTACCAGATGAGCCAAGAGAAGTTTGAGGACATCACCGAGGAGCAAATCCGGCGCACCTTCGACACCAACATTCTGGGCTACATCTGGATGGCTCAGGCGGCCATTCCGCACCTGCAAAAGGGCGACTGCATCATCAACACGGGCAGCATCGTGGGCGAATCGGGCATCCCCATTCTGGTGGACTACTCGGCCAGCAAGGCCGCCATTCATGCCTTCACCAAGTCGCTGGCTTTGTACCTGGGCGAGAAAGGCATCCGGGTAAACTGCGTGGTGCCGGGCCCCGTCTGGACCCCGAACATTCCCGCGACCATGCCCGCCAGCGAGATTAAAAACTTCGGCCACGAAGTAGCCCTCAAACGCCCCGGCCAACCGGAAGAGCTGGCCCCCGCCTACGTGCTGCTGGCCTCGCAGGACGGCTCGTTTATGACCGGGTCCTTGGTGCACGTTACGGGCGGGAGGCTGTAG
- a CDS encoding alpha/beta fold hydrolase: MPAPLTFIGLHYWAGSGNEFQALAQLLAPHHRVLAPDLPGFGAAPAPQVDYSLDAYADHVAQFIAAQHVERYALIGHSMGGKIGLALAARQPPGLVGMALLSPSPPGPEPMTAADRQHSQQAYGKAAEAEKTFRRITARPLREAQHQQILHDNLRSSRPAWDAWLLLGSQEDIRARMGRLEVPCLVMAGERDGVLPLHVHLHHTLPLLPARTPLEVIAGAGHLLPYEAPEQVAALLQAFSQRL; the protein is encoded by the coding sequence ATGCCCGCTCCCCTCACCTTCATCGGCCTGCACTACTGGGCCGGCTCCGGCAACGAATTCCAGGCCCTGGCCCAATTGCTGGCGCCGCACCACCGCGTGCTGGCGCCCGACCTGCCCGGCTTCGGGGCCGCTCCGGCCCCGCAAGTCGACTATTCCCTGGACGCTTATGCCGACCACGTGGCGCAGTTTATTGCCGCGCAGCACGTGGAGCGCTACGCGCTGATTGGGCACAGCATGGGCGGAAAAATTGGGCTGGCCCTGGCCGCCCGGCAGCCGCCCGGCCTGGTGGGAATGGCCCTGCTGAGCCCTTCCCCGCCCGGCCCCGAGCCCATGACGGCCGCCGACCGCCAGCACAGCCAGCAGGCCTATGGCAAAGCCGCCGAGGCCGAAAAAACCTTCCGGCGCATCACGGCTCGCCCCCTGCGCGAAGCCCAGCACCAGCAAATCCTACACGACAACCTGCGCAGCTCCCGGCCCGCCTGGGATGCCTGGCTGCTGCTGGGCAGCCAGGAAGACATCCGCGCCCGGATGGGCCGGTTGGAGGTGCCCTGTTTAGTCATGGCCGGCGAGCGCGACGGCGTGCTGCCGCTCCACGTGCACCTGCACCACACCCTGCCACTGCTGCCGGCCCGCACGCCCCTGGAAGTCATCGCCGGGGCGGGCCACCTGCTGCCCTACGAGGCCCCGGAGCAAGTGGCGGCGCTGCTACAAGCCTTTAGCCAGCGCTTGTAG
- a CDS encoding NADP-dependent isocitrate dehydrogenase translates to MAKIKVANPVVELDGDEMTRIIWKFIKDKLITPYLDLDIKYFDLGIEHRDETNDQVTIDSANAIRQYGVGIKCATITPDEERVKEFNLKQMWKSPNGTIRNILDGTVFREPIVMSNVPRLVPNWTAPICIGRHAFGDQYRATDFVTKGKGKLTITFTPEDGGEVQSFNVFDFKSDGVALAMYNTDESIRGFAHACFNQALMKGWPLYLSTKNTILKKYDGRFKDIFQEIYEQDYLAKFKEAGITYEHRLIDDMVASALKWNGNFVWACKNYDGDVQSDTVAQGFGSLGLMTSTLVTPDGKTMEAEAAHGTVTRHYRDHQAGKPTSTNPIASIFAWTRGLEFRGILDGNQELIDFCKALETVCIETVESGKMTKDLAVCIHGNKVEHGRDYLYTEEFLAALDENLKIKLG, encoded by the coding sequence ATGGCAAAAATTAAAGTAGCGAACCCGGTGGTTGAGCTGGATGGCGACGAAATGACGCGCATCATCTGGAAGTTCATCAAGGACAAGTTGATTACGCCGTATCTGGACCTGGATATCAAGTACTTCGATTTGGGCATTGAGCACCGGGACGAAACCAACGACCAGGTAACCATCGACTCGGCCAACGCCATCCGCCAGTACGGCGTGGGCATCAAGTGCGCCACCATCACCCCCGACGAGGAGCGGGTGAAGGAGTTCAACCTGAAGCAGATGTGGAAGTCGCCGAACGGCACCATCCGCAACATTCTGGACGGCACCGTGTTCCGCGAGCCCATTGTGATGAGCAACGTGCCTCGCCTCGTGCCCAACTGGACCGCGCCCATCTGCATCGGCCGCCACGCCTTCGGCGACCAGTACCGCGCCACCGATTTCGTGACCAAGGGCAAGGGCAAGCTCACCATCACCTTCACCCCCGAAGACGGCGGCGAAGTGCAGTCCTTCAACGTGTTCGACTTCAAGAGCGACGGCGTGGCCCTGGCCATGTACAACACCGACGAGTCCATCCGCGGCTTTGCGCACGCCTGCTTCAACCAGGCCCTGATGAAAGGCTGGCCGCTGTACCTGAGCACCAAAAACACCATCCTGAAAAAGTACGATGGCCGCTTCAAGGACATCTTCCAGGAGATTTACGAGCAGGATTACCTGGCCAAGTTCAAGGAAGCCGGCATCACCTACGAGCACCGGCTGATTGACGACATGGTGGCCTCGGCCCTGAAATGGAACGGCAACTTTGTGTGGGCCTGCAAAAACTACGACGGCGACGTGCAGAGCGACACCGTGGCGCAGGGCTTCGGCTCGCTGGGTCTGATGACCTCCACGCTGGTAACGCCCGACGGCAAGACCATGGAAGCCGAAGCCGCCCACGGCACCGTGACGCGCCACTACCGCGACCACCAGGCCGGTAAACCGACCTCCACCAACCCCATTGCCAGCATCTTTGCCTGGACGCGCGGCCTGGAGTTCCGCGGCATCTTGGACGGCAACCAGGAGCTCATTGACTTCTGCAAAGCCCTGGAAACCGTGTGCATCGAAACCGTGGAAAGCGGTAAGATGACCAAGGACCTCGCCGTCTGCATCCACGGCAACAAAGTGGAGCACGGCCGCGACTACCTCTACACCGAGGAATTCCTCGCTGCGCTGGACGAAAACCTGAAAATCAAATTGGGCTAA
- a CDS encoding DinB family protein translates to MDPTTRARLVDELRQLLRHGNAHVPLAEACAKLPAHLLNHAVPDLPYTLWQLVEHIRITQWDIVEFCLNPAHVSPSWPAEYWPGPEAPGTAEGLQTTLKQIAHDRDRFLAALDEPAQDLFAPLPQGTGQSLFREAVLIADHTAYHTGQIILVRRLLHNWS, encoded by the coding sequence ATGGACCCGACCACCCGCGCCCGCCTCGTCGATGAACTCCGGCAGCTGCTTCGCCACGGCAATGCCCACGTGCCCTTGGCCGAGGCCTGTGCCAAGCTCCCCGCGCACCTGCTCAACCACGCCGTGCCGGACCTGCCTTACACCCTCTGGCAGCTGGTGGAGCACATTCGCATCACGCAGTGGGACATTGTCGAGTTCTGCCTGAACCCGGCGCACGTCTCGCCCTCGTGGCCGGCTGAGTATTGGCCCGGCCCGGAGGCGCCCGGCACGGCCGAGGGCTTGCAGACCACGCTCAAGCAGATTGCGCACGACCGGGACCGGTTTCTGGCCGCGCTCGACGAGCCGGCGCAGGACCTATTTGCGCCCCTGCCGCAGGGCACGGGCCAGTCGCTGTTTCGGGAAGCGGTGCTCATCGCCGACCATACCGCCTACCACACCGGACAAATCATTCTGGTGCGGCGCCTGCTCCACAACTGGAGTTGA
- the eutC gene encoding ethanolamine ammonia-lyase subunit EutC, with translation MSSPINLPTSPTPEPDPWAALRAFTAARIALGRSGTSVPLRESLAFRLAHAHARDAVYSALALKPLRAGLEQLQLTFCAVQSRAQTREQYLQRPDWGRQLTETSQAQLEELAVGESDIAIVLADGLSATAVNDHSLPLLRQLLPMLKAAGFRLAPITLAEQARVALGDEIGQLLRARLVLMLIGERPGLSAPNSLGAYFTYGPRPGLTDEARNCVSNIRPEGLTYPAAAATLFYLLQEALRRQLSGVGLKDESDLRLG, from the coding sequence ATGTCCAGCCCAATTAACCTGCCGACTAGCCCCACGCCGGAACCCGACCCCTGGGCTGCGCTGCGGGCCTTTACCGCTGCACGCATTGCGCTGGGGCGCAGCGGTACCAGCGTGCCGCTGCGGGAGTCGCTGGCCTTCCGGCTGGCCCATGCCCACGCCCGCGACGCGGTGTACTCTGCCCTGGCCCTGAAGCCACTGCGGGCCGGCTTGGAGCAGTTGCAGCTCACCTTCTGCGCGGTGCAGAGCCGCGCCCAAACCCGCGAGCAGTACCTGCAGCGCCCGGACTGGGGCCGGCAGCTAACCGAAACCTCCCAAGCGCAACTGGAGGAGCTGGCCGTCGGTGAGTCCGACATTGCCATTGTCCTGGCCGATGGCCTGTCGGCCACGGCCGTAAACGACCACTCCCTGCCGCTCCTGCGCCAGCTGTTGCCGATGCTGAAAGCGGCCGGCTTCCGGCTGGCCCCGATTACGCTGGCGGAGCAGGCCCGCGTGGCCCTCGGCGATGAAATTGGCCAGTTGCTGCGGGCCCGGCTGGTGCTGATGCTCATTGGCGAGCGACCGGGACTGAGTGCGCCCAACAGCCTGGGCGCCTACTTCACCTACGGCCCCCGGCCCGGCCTCACCGACGAGGCGCGCAACTGCGTGTCCAACATCCGCCCCGAAGGGCTGACCTATCCAGCCGCGGCGGCCACGCTTTTTTACCTGCTGCAGGAGGCGCTGCGGCGGCAGCTTTCCGGAGTTGGTCTGAAAGATGAGTCGGACTTGCGGTTGGGCTAA
- a CDS encoding ethanolamine ammonia-lyase subunit EutB, translated as MPYRHTIDSRTYVFDDLKTLLARASPLRSGDVLAGLAATTAAERVAAQFALADVPLRQFLTEALVPYEQDEVTRLIVDTHNAGAFASIAHFTVGQLRDWLVSDAADAATLHALAPGLTPEMVAAVSKLLRNQELIAVARRCEVVTRFRNTLGLRGHLATRLQPNHPTDDLRGIAASLVDGLLYGSGDAVIGINPATDSPRVVHQLLQMLDEVREQYAIPTQTCVLCHVTTTLGLIEQGAPVDLTFQSIGGTEAANQSFGVSLALLQEAWEATLALRRGTLGQHVMYFETGQGSALSANAHHGVDQQTCEARAYAVARRFSPLLVNSVVGFIGPEYLYDGKQIIRAALEDHFCGKLLGLPMGVDVCYTNHAEADQDDMDTLLTLLGVAGCNYIMGVPGADDILLHYQSTSFHDALYLRQVLGLRPAPEFAAWLEQQGIFTAHGQLLPAAAASRRLGPLPSVLR; from the coding sequence ATGCCCTACCGCCACACCATCGACAGCCGCACTTACGTTTTCGATGACCTGAAAACGCTGCTGGCGCGGGCCTCCCCGCTGCGCTCAGGCGACGTGCTGGCTGGGCTGGCTGCGACAACTGCGGCCGAGCGGGTAGCAGCTCAATTTGCCCTGGCCGACGTGCCCCTGCGGCAATTCCTGACCGAGGCGCTGGTGCCCTACGAGCAGGACGAAGTCACCCGCCTGATTGTAGACACCCACAACGCGGGCGCGTTTGCCAGCATCGCCCATTTCACCGTGGGGCAATTGCGCGACTGGCTGGTGTCGGACGCAGCCGATGCTGCCACGTTGCACGCGCTGGCCCCGGGCCTGACGCCGGAGATGGTGGCCGCCGTTTCGAAGCTGCTGCGCAACCAGGAGCTGATTGCCGTGGCCCGGCGCTGCGAAGTAGTAACGCGCTTTCGCAACACGCTGGGGCTGCGCGGGCACCTGGCCACGCGCCTGCAGCCCAACCATCCTACCGACGATTTGCGCGGCATCGCGGCCAGCCTCGTCGATGGCCTGCTCTACGGCAGCGGCGACGCCGTTATCGGCATCAACCCCGCCACCGACAGCCCCCGGGTGGTGCACCAACTGCTGCAGATGCTCGACGAGGTGCGCGAGCAATACGCCATCCCCACCCAGACCTGCGTGCTCTGCCACGTCACGACCACGCTGGGCCTCATCGAGCAGGGGGCGCCCGTGGACCTCACGTTTCAATCCATCGGCGGCACCGAGGCGGCCAACCAGAGCTTCGGGGTGAGCTTGGCGCTGCTGCAGGAAGCCTGGGAAGCCACGCTGGCGCTGCGGCGCGGCACCCTGGGCCAGCACGTGATGTACTTCGAAACCGGCCAGGGCAGCGCCTTGTCGGCCAATGCCCACCACGGCGTCGACCAGCAAACCTGCGAGGCCCGGGCTTACGCCGTGGCGCGCCGGTTTTCGCCCTTGCTGGTCAATTCGGTGGTCGGCTTCATCGGCCCGGAGTACCTCTACGACGGCAAGCAAATCATTCGGGCGGCGCTGGAAGACCATTTCTGCGGCAAGCTGCTGGGCCTGCCCATGGGTGTAGACGTGTGCTACACCAACCACGCCGAAGCCGACCAGGACGACATGGACACGCTGCTCACCCTGCTCGGCGTGGCCGGCTGCAACTACATCATGGGCGTGCCCGGCGCCGATGACATCCTGCTCCACTACCAGTCCACGTCGTTCCACGATGCGCTCTACCTGCGGCAGGTGCTGGGCCTGCGCCCGGCCCCGGAATTTGCGGCCTGGCTCGAGCAGCAGGGCATTTTCACGGCTCACGGCCAGCTGCTGCCGGCGGCGGCCGCCTCCCGGCGGCTGGGCCCCCTGCCCTCCGTGCTACGCTAG
- a CDS encoding glycoside hydrolase family 35 protein: MLLSILSACCLVAQAQAPRHTFALGAESFLLDGQPFQMISGELHYPRIPREAWRSRLKMAKAMGLNTIGTYVFWNAHEPQPGQYDFKGNNDVAAFVRMAQEEGLWVVLRPSPYVCAEWEFGGYPYWLQNVPGLKVRSQEPQYVAAYRRYIQAVGQQLAPLQVNHGGPVLMVQVENEYGSYGSDKQYLALNQQLFQQAGFDGLLYTCDPANDVAAGHLPGLLPAVNGLDQPREVKALVRANHNGQGPYFIAEWYPAWFDWWGAPHHTVPAEKYTARLDSVLKAGLSINLYMFHGGSTRGFMNGANYKGGTTRYEPQVSSYDYDAPLDEAGNATPKFLAFRQVIAKYRPAGQPLPPVPAARPAAALPTLQLTRVASLLSRLPAPVVSSTPLTFEGLRQAYGFVLYRATVRGGRTQLLKITELRDYAVVLVNGQRVGTLDRRLNQDSLRLALPKGPVQLDILVENMGRINFGKYLLENTKGITQNVRLDGREVKDWRMYRLPFDTAPVVAQGTAPTSAATAAPVLRSATFTLATPADTYLDMRAWGKGCVWVNGHHLGRYWAIGPQQTLYVPAEWLKKGANDITVLELLKPQQATLPSLAHPILSELQP, from the coding sequence TTGCTGCTAAGTATCCTGAGCGCCTGCTGTCTGGTAGCCCAGGCACAAGCTCCCCGGCACACATTTGCGTTGGGGGCCGAGAGCTTCCTGCTCGATGGCCAGCCCTTTCAGATGATTTCGGGCGAGCTGCACTACCCCCGCATCCCGCGGGAAGCCTGGCGCTCGCGGTTGAAAATGGCCAAGGCCATGGGGCTGAACACCATTGGCACCTACGTCTTTTGGAACGCGCACGAGCCCCAGCCGGGCCAGTACGATTTCAAGGGCAATAATGACGTGGCCGCCTTCGTGCGCATGGCCCAGGAAGAAGGCCTGTGGGTGGTGCTACGGCCCAGCCCCTACGTGTGCGCCGAGTGGGAATTTGGCGGCTACCCGTATTGGCTGCAGAACGTGCCCGGCCTGAAAGTGCGCAGCCAGGAGCCACAGTACGTGGCCGCCTACCGGCGCTACATTCAGGCCGTGGGTCAGCAGCTGGCCCCGCTGCAAGTAAACCACGGCGGCCCGGTGCTGATGGTGCAGGTAGAAAACGAATACGGCTCCTACGGCAGCGACAAGCAGTACCTGGCCCTCAACCAGCAGCTGTTTCAGCAGGCCGGCTTCGACGGCCTGCTCTACACCTGCGACCCAGCCAATGACGTAGCCGCGGGCCACCTGCCCGGCCTGCTGCCCGCCGTAAACGGCCTCGACCAGCCCCGGGAGGTGAAGGCGCTGGTGCGCGCCAATCACAACGGACAGGGTCCGTACTTCATCGCCGAATGGTACCCGGCCTGGTTCGACTGGTGGGGCGCCCCTCACCACACCGTGCCGGCCGAGAAGTACACGGCGCGGCTGGATTCGGTGCTGAAAGCCGGCCTATCCATCAACCTGTACATGTTTCACGGCGGCAGCACCCGCGGCTTCATGAACGGGGCCAACTACAAGGGCGGCACCACCCGCTACGAGCCGCAGGTGAGCAGCTACGACTACGACGCGCCGCTCGACGAAGCCGGCAACGCCACCCCCAAGTTTCTGGCCTTCCGCCAGGTCATTGCCAAGTACCGGCCCGCCGGGCAGCCCCTGCCGCCGGTGCCGGCGGCCCGCCCGGCCGCCGCATTGCCCACCCTGCAGCTCACCCGGGTTGCCAGCCTGCTCAGCCGCTTGCCCGCGCCCGTGGTCAGCAGCACGCCGCTCACCTTCGAAGGACTCAGGCAGGCGTATGGCTTTGTGCTGTACCGCGCCACCGTGCGGGGTGGCCGCACGCAGCTGCTGAAAATTACCGAGCTGCGCGACTACGCCGTGGTGCTGGTGAACGGCCAGCGCGTGGGCACCCTCGACCGCCGCCTAAACCAGGACAGCCTGCGCCTCGCCCTGCCGAAGGGCCCGGTCCAGCTGGATATATTAGTGGAGAACATGGGGCGCATCAATTTTGGCAAGTACCTGCTGGAGAACACCAAAGGCATCACTCAGAATGTGCGCCTCGATGGCCGGGAGGTGAAAGACTGGCGTATGTATCGCCTGCCTTTCGATACGGCGCCGGTGGTGGCCCAGGGCACGGCTCCAACGTCGGCGGCCACGGCGGCCCCGGTGCTGCGTTCGGCCACGTTCACGCTCGCCACCCCAGCCGACACGTACCTGGACATGCGGGCCTGGGGCAAAGGCTGCGTCTGGGTCAATGGCCACCACCTGGGCCGCTACTGGGCCATTGGGCCGCAGCAAACGCTGTACGTGCCCGCCGAGTGGCTGAAAAAAGGCGCCAACGACATCACGGTACTGGAGCTGCTCAAGCCGCAGCAAGCCACGCTGCCTAGCCTGGCCCACCCCATCCTGAGCGAACTGCAGCCGTAG
- a CDS encoding sensor histidine kinase: protein MLEHSRTSTGERTPTDLNSLCDEYLRLAYHGLRAKDKSFNATLNTDFTADLPTVKVVGPDVGRVLLNLFNNAFYAVRQRQQQGDANYRPVVEVTTRLVNQQAVIQVRENGTGMSNTVREKVFQPFFTTKPPGEGTGLGLSLSHDIIAQGHGGSLAVESHEGQGTTFSLSLPVTSPA from the coding sequence ATGCTCGAGCACAGCCGCACCAGCACGGGCGAGCGCACGCCTACCGACTTAAATAGCCTCTGCGACGAATACCTGCGCCTGGCCTACCACGGCCTGCGCGCCAAAGACAAAAGCTTCAACGCCACGCTGAACACCGACTTTACGGCCGACCTGCCGACGGTGAAAGTAGTGGGCCCGGACGTGGGCCGGGTGCTGCTCAATTTGTTCAATAACGCCTTCTATGCCGTGCGCCAGCGCCAGCAGCAGGGCGACGCCAACTACCGCCCGGTGGTGGAGGTGACCACCCGCCTAGTCAATCAGCAGGCGGTGATTCAGGTGCGCGAAAATGGCACGGGCATGAGCAACACCGTGCGGGAAAAGGTCTTTCAGCCCTTCTTTACCACCAAGCCGCCGGGCGAGGGCACGGGGTTGGGGTTATCGCTCTCGCACGACATCATTGCCCAGGGCCACGGCGGCTCGCTCGCGGTCGAAAGCCATGAGGGCCAGGGCACGACCTTCTCCCTGAGCTTGCCCGTGACCAGCCCGGCCTAA
- a CDS encoding trimeric intracellular cation channel family protein, translating to MNVICWTDLIGTGVFAISGTLAALHKQKVHDILTLFIFAFVTATGGGTLRDVVIHAYPVAWISDANYLIVIITVVVIAIACRRWWLGILRRPLLVFDTLGIGIFTILGLEKALILGVNALAAILLGIVSALFGGVIRDTLANEVPLVFERQLYATPCLTGAIVYVLALRRGR from the coding sequence ATGAACGTAATCTGTTGGACGGATTTAATCGGAACCGGGGTATTCGCCATCTCCGGTACGCTAGCCGCTTTGCACAAGCAAAAAGTCCACGACATTCTCACGCTTTTCATCTTTGCGTTTGTAACCGCCACGGGAGGCGGCACCCTGCGCGATGTCGTCATTCACGCGTACCCGGTGGCCTGGATAAGCGATGCCAATTACCTGATTGTCATCATTACCGTCGTGGTCATCGCCATCGCCTGCCGCCGCTGGTGGCTGGGAATTCTGCGGCGGCCCTTGCTGGTATTCGACACACTGGGCATCGGGATTTTCACTATCCTGGGCCTGGAGAAAGCACTGATTCTGGGCGTAAATGCCTTGGCGGCCATATTGCTGGGCATCGTTTCGGCGCTGTTTGGCGGCGTTATCCGCGATACTTTGGCCAACGAGGTACCCCTGGTATTCGAGCGGCAACTGTATGCTACCCCCTGCCTCACGGGCGCTATTGTTTACGTCCTGGCCCTTCGCCGTGGGCGCTGA
- a CDS encoding Crp/Fnr family transcriptional regulator, translating to MTLPAAYSVLKAHLQARVSLSDDDFADFQGYLRPLALGKRQHLLQAGEPCTHLAFVTQGCLRSYSLTAQGQEHTLQFAPEDWWISDIYSWLTQQPSSMSIDALEDSQVLLLAQADMETIYTRFPVFERYFRLLMQSRYVALQERVNASLSQTASEKYQHFLRKYPGIARRVPQHFIASYLGITPESLSRVRRQTRLGR from the coding sequence ATGACGTTACCAGCTGCGTACTCTGTCCTGAAAGCCCACTTGCAGGCGCGCGTGTCCTTGTCCGACGACGATTTTGCCGACTTCCAGGGCTACCTGCGCCCCCTGGCGCTGGGCAAGCGGCAGCACCTGCTGCAAGCCGGCGAGCCCTGCACGCACCTGGCCTTCGTGACCCAGGGCTGCCTGCGCAGCTACTCGCTTACGGCGCAAGGCCAGGAGCACACGCTGCAGTTTGCGCCGGAAGACTGGTGGATTTCGGACATCTACAGCTGGCTGACCCAGCAGCCGAGCAGCATGAGCATCGACGCGCTGGAAGACTCGCAGGTGCTGTTGCTTGCCCAGGCCGACATGGAAACCATCTACACGCGGTTTCCCGTGTTCGAGCGCTATTTCCGGCTGTTGATGCAAAGCCGCTACGTTGCCCTGCAGGAGCGTGTCAACGCCTCGTTGAGCCAAACCGCCAGCGAAAAATACCAGCACTTTCTGCGCAAGTACCCCGGCATCGCCCGGCGCGTGCCCCAGCATTTTATTGCCTCCTACCTGGGCATTACGCCCGAGTCGTTGAGCCGCGTGCGCCGGCAAACCCGGCTCGGCCGGTGA
- a CDS encoding VOC family protein encodes MQTTSLPYSSLPAERIGQHPAQQLPAAIRIGTVHLVVADLSRSLAFYQDVLGFQLLRRVPAADGQAAGAELGVAGSGQVLVALYEQPGARPVPRRGRLGIYHFAVLLPTRADLGRFLRHAQAQGVHVGSSDHLYSEATYLTDPDGFTVEVYRDRPRSEWRVTDEGEIQSALDPLDVRGVLQAAGDTPWQGLPAGTTIGHLHFYTGSLPEAAAFYHQALGLDIVTWSLPGALFVSAGGYHHHLGLNVWAAGSPAATDEDARLLHWELWLPDAGSRDAAAQRLQQAGYPAAATPEGPMVTDPWGIRLLLRAEA; translated from the coding sequence ATGCAAACGACCTCACTTCCTTATTCTTCGCTGCCGGCTGAGCGCATCGGCCAGCACCCCGCCCAGCAGCTGCCGGCTGCCATTCGCATTGGCACGGTGCACTTGGTCGTGGCCGACCTCAGCCGGTCCTTGGCCTTTTACCAGGACGTGCTGGGATTCCAGCTGCTGCGCCGCGTTCCGGCCGCCGATGGGCAGGCCGCCGGAGCCGAGCTCGGCGTGGCTGGCAGCGGCCAGGTACTAGTGGCCCTGTACGAGCAGCCGGGGGCGCGACCGGTGCCGCGGCGGGGCCGCCTGGGCATCTACCACTTCGCCGTGCTGCTGCCTACCCGCGCCGACCTCGGCCGCTTTCTGCGGCATGCCCAGGCGCAAGGCGTGCACGTGGGCTCCTCCGACCACCTCTACAGCGAAGCCACCTACCTCACTGACCCCGACGGCTTCACGGTGGAAGTGTACCGCGACCGGCCCCGCAGCGAGTGGCGCGTAACGGACGAAGGCGAAATTCAATCAGCCCTCGACCCGCTCGACGTGCGCGGAGTGCTGCAGGCCGCCGGCGACACCCCCTGGCAGGGCCTGCCGGCGGGCACCACCATCGGCCACCTGCACTTCTACACCGGCAGCCTGCCGGAAGCCGCGGCCTTCTACCACCAGGCGCTGGGCCTGGACATTGTGACCTGGAGCCTGCCGGGCGCGTTGTTCGTGTCGGCCGGCGGCTACCACCACCACCTGGGCCTGAACGTGTGGGCCGCCGGCTCGCCCGCCGCGACCGACGAGGATGCGCGCCTGCTCCATTGGGAGCTGTGGCTGCCCGATGCCGGCAGCCGCGACGCCGCCGCGCAGCGCCTGCAGCAGGCCGGCTACCCAGCGGCCGCCACCCCCGAAGGGCCGATGGTGACGGACCCGTGGGGCATTCGCCTGCTGCTGCGTGCGGAGGCGTAG